A single region of the Salvelinus sp. IW2-2015 linkage group LG20, ASM291031v2, whole genome shotgun sequence genome encodes:
- the LOC111980911 gene encoding histone H3.3A, translating to MARTKQTARKSTGGKAPRKQLATKAARKSAPSTGGVKKPHRYRPGTVALREIRRYQKSTELLIRKLPFQRLVREIAQDFKTDLRFQSAAIGALQEASEAYLVGLFEDTNLCAIHAKRVTIMPKDIQLARRIRGERA from the exons ATGGCTCGTACCAAGCAGACCGCCCGTAAATCCACTGGAGGAAAGGCTCCACGTAAGCAGCTGGCCACCAAGGCTGCCCGCAAGAGTGCGCCGTCCACCGGTGGGGTCAAGAAGCCCCATCGTTACAG GCCCGGCACTGTGGCCCTGCGTGAGATCCGTCGGTACCAGAAGTCCACTGAGCTGCTTATCCGCAAGCTGCCCTTCCAGCGCCTGGTGAGGGAGATTGCTCAGGACTTCAAGACCGACCTGCGCTTTCAGAGCGCCGCCATCGGAGCACTTCAG GAGGCCAGCGAGGCATACCTGGTGGGTTTGTTTGAGGACACCAACCTGTGCGCCATCCATGCCAAGCGTGTCACCATCATGCCCAAAGACATCCAGCTGGCACGCCGCATCCGCGGAGAGCGTGCTTAG